A single genomic interval of Dysidea avara chromosome 6, odDysAvar1.4, whole genome shotgun sequence harbors:
- the LOC136259383 gene encoding uncharacterized protein, whose protein sequence is MDRSAFRMQCNQCSGYSMVHVRNCNFSGRNSSYANPTVKIEYKIAKRNHTIPHKVVFKNCSFTNNDFLGMLLDISYTESTYTNVTQLMVSVSQSVFHSNKCTNVFQVNYGKYLNRCTKDDAVLISLTDVVLTSHHVFSLLHGKCISAHIEQIIISNCIAHSSILTVLSSKIIFQKNNKVTRSSAVTAITAGKIVLKETVTINFTLNNLTSVFVSNIMIETVLFEQPPKIATQTIAKCLIQYTSKQGNLDFEFQSGMSLNYSIMLYKNNITQFNDDRVTHCSWEAGYAFTTSIPLHVMKTIIHFNDNQFEKPSMLAFKRTLCVCNKKKSFCNQEELGPYFPGQLVTLTFYFKQRLQHMLFNMRNILLRPLNSDSIFVCNTSGSATDLYAKECNTAVYKISHKSGGWCELSMIIEATIYEYSITKWTERYTILLQPCPKGFSLHPQGYCQCDLILSSHIPSLTTCDIDHQTVPRPANIWISAHTINNSHSYHVSQHCPFDYCLPHSSQLNLSTPDSQCQFNRSGVLCGQCQHGLSTVFGSSQCKHCSNIYLISLLPIAVAGVILILCMFIFNTTFTNGNINGFLLFIKILDINRITLLSSHNKFVFYMVSLTNLNLSFELCFYNEMDDYAKTWLQLMFPIYLIFIATLFIITSRYSTTIQRLTARRALPVLATLLLLSYTKVLLTVSNVLFSYTSITHLPSNHTTLVWSVDTSVPLFGVKFVVLFITSCVLFMLLVVFTVILTCSNILLRFRVLKYFKTLIGCIPESI, encoded by the coding sequence ATGGACAGATCAGCATTTCGTATGCAGTGTAATCAGTGTTCAGGTTATAGTATGGTGCATGTAAGGAACTGCAACTTTAGCGGCAGAAATTCTAGCTATGCAAACCCAACAGTAAAAATTGAATACAAAATTGCTAAAAGGAATCATACCATCCCACATAAAGTAGTGTTCAAGAACTGTAGTTTTACAAACAATGACTTTCTAGGAATGTTACTGGATATAAGTTATACAGAAAGTACATACACAAACGTAACACAGTTAATGGTCTCTGTCTCTCAGAGTGTTTTTCATAGCAACAAATGTACCAATGTCTTCCAGGTAAATTATGGTAAATACTTAAATCGGTGTACAAAAGATGATGCAGTATTGATATCCTTAACTGATGTAGTGTTGACTAGCCACCATGTCTTTAGTTTGCTACATGGAAAATGTATATCAGCACACATCGAACAGATAATTATATCCAATTGTATTGCCCATTCATCAATACTCACGGTATTATCTAGCAAAATTATCTTTCAAAAGAACAATAAGGTGACAAGAAGTTCGGCTGTAACAGCAATTACAGCTGGGAAGATAGTGTTAAAGGaaacagtgacaataaactTTACTCTTAATAATTTGACTAGTGTCTTTGTTAGTAACATTATGATAGAAACTGTACTATTTGAGCAACCACCAAAAATTGCTACTCAGACAATTGCAAAATGTCTTATACAGTACACTAGCAAACAAGGAAATCTTGACTTTGAATTTCAGTCAGGAATGAGTTTAAATTACTCAATAATGCTTTACAAAAACAATATCACACAATTCAATGATGACAGAGTGACGCACTGCAGTTGGGAAGCGGGATATGCTTTTACAACTTCAATACCTCTCCATGTCATGAAAACAATTATTCATTTTAATGATAATCAGTTTGAAAAGCCATCAATGTTAGCATTTAAAAGAACACTTTGTGTTTGCAATAAGAAAAAAAGCTTCTGTAATCAAGAAGAACTCGGTCCATATTTTCCAGGACAATTAGTGACTCTTACTTTTTATTTTAAACAGAGACTCCAACATATGCTTTTTAACATGCGTAACATACTATTGAGACCTTTAAACTCTGATTCAATATTTGTTTGCAACACAAGTGGAAGTGCTACTGATCTATATGCAAAAGAATGTAACACTGCAGTGTATAAAATAAGCCACAAAAGTGGCGGATGGTGTGAGCTATCTATGATAATAGAAGCCACGATATACGAATATTCAATTACTAAATGGACAGAGAGATACACTATCCTACTACAACCTTGCCCTAAAGGATTCTCACTACATCCACAAGGATACTGTCAATGTGATCTCATCCTCTCATCACATATACCTTCACTAACTACTTGTGATATTGATCATCAAACTGTACCACGTCCTGCTAACATTTGGATATCTGCTCATACTATCAACAACTCACACTCCTACCACGTCTCCCAACATTGTCCATTTGACTACTGTTTACCTCACTCATCACAACTCAACCTGTCCACTCCTgactcacagtgtcagtttaacaggtcTGGTGTGTTGTGTGGACAATGTCAACATGGTCTCAGTACTGTGTTTGGTTCATCTCAGTGTAAACATTGTTCTAACATCTATCTGATATCACTTTTACCCATTGCAGTAGCAGGAGTAATcttaattttatgtatgttcATTTTCAACACCACATTCACTAATGGAAACATTAATGGCTTTCTTTTATTTATCAAAATACTTGACATTAATCGAATCACTCTCTTATCATCACATAACAAATTTGTGTTTTACATGGTTTCATTAACAAACCTAAACTTGAGCTTTGAATTATGTTTTTACAATGAAATGGATGATTATGCGAAAACATGGCTACAGTTAATGTTCCCAAtttacctcatcttcattgctacattattcatcataacaagtcgatactccactacaatacagagactcactgcacgtagagctctaccagtacttgctacactactcctattgtcctatactaaagTATTACTAACTGTatcaaatgttttgttttcCTACACCTCAATCACTCACCTACCCAGTAATCACACTACACTAGTGTGGTCTGTGGATACCAGCGTACCACTGTTTGGAGTGAAGTTTGTTGTGCTATTTATCACTTCCTGTGTTCTGTTCATGTTATTGGTTGTATTCACTGTAATTCTAACATGTTCTAATATTTTACTAAGGTTTagagttttaaaatatttcaaaacccTTATTGGATGCATACCAGAGTCCATTTAA